From a region of the Vicinamibacterales bacterium genome:
- a CDS encoding amino acid permease, translated as MASLLRRKPIAALTAHEGGAESLRRVLGAGDLVMLAIGAVIGAGIFGAIGTAAAGQTDPSGAIIRYGAGPALVFSFLLLGGACALAALCYAELAAMIPQAGSAYAYAYATLGEFVAWIIGWDLILEYAVGNVAVAISWGDYFTTLLRGFGLELPVWLTTGYRTAALSSNPDVHALIGSAPHLLGVPILLNLPAFLIVAFITWLLLRGARESASANNVMVVVKLLALGLFIAVGLRSINPANYQPFAPNGFTGIHQGAAIVFFAYIGFDAISTAAEETINPQRNLPIGILGGLAICTLIYVIVGAVLTGMVPYQQLAVADPLARALEIAGYSTVGWIVALGAAVSMTAVLLVFQYGQPRIFFAMARDGLLPAWASRVSPRTGVPATTTLVTGVVVALAAAIGDAAETYDLTNIGTLFAFTLVSIGVLVLRVLEPERPRPFRVPLVWVVAPLGALACVFVMAGLPAPAWERFGVWLVLGLLVYGAYGMRHSKLR; from the coding sequence ATGGCATCCCTGCTCCGACGCAAACCCATCGCCGCACTGACCGCCCACGAAGGCGGCGCCGAGTCGCTGCGCCGCGTGCTGGGCGCCGGGGACCTCGTGATGCTGGCTATCGGCGCCGTCATCGGCGCCGGGATCTTCGGCGCGATTGGCACGGCGGCCGCCGGCCAGACGGATCCGAGCGGCGCGATCATCCGGTACGGCGCGGGCCCGGCGCTCGTGTTCTCGTTCCTCCTGCTCGGCGGTGCGTGCGCGCTCGCGGCGCTCTGCTACGCGGAACTGGCGGCCATGATCCCGCAGGCCGGCAGCGCCTACGCCTATGCGTACGCCACGCTGGGGGAGTTCGTCGCCTGGATCATCGGGTGGGACCTCATCCTCGAATACGCCGTCGGCAACGTGGCCGTGGCCATCTCGTGGGGCGACTACTTCACCACGCTCCTGCGCGGCTTCGGCCTGGAGTTGCCGGTCTGGCTCACCACGGGCTACCGGACGGCCGCGCTCAGCTCGAATCCCGACGTGCACGCCCTCATCGGCTCGGCCCCGCATCTGCTCGGCGTGCCCATCCTCCTGAACCTCCCCGCGTTCCTGATCGTGGCCTTCATCACGTGGCTCCTCCTGCGCGGTGCGAGGGAGAGCGCCAGCGCCAACAACGTGATGGTGGTCGTGAAGCTGCTGGCCCTGGGGCTGTTCATCGCCGTCGGGCTCCGGAGCATCAACCCCGCGAACTACCAGCCGTTCGCCCCCAACGGGTTCACGGGCATTCACCAGGGGGCGGCGATCGTCTTCTTCGCCTACATCGGCTTCGACGCCATCTCGACGGCGGCCGAGGAGACCATCAACCCGCAGCGCAACCTGCCCATCGGCATCCTCGGCGGGCTGGCGATCTGCACGCTGATTTACGTCATCGTCGGCGCCGTGCTGACCGGCATGGTGCCGTACCAGCAACTGGCCGTGGCGGACCCTCTGGCCCGCGCGCTCGAGATCGCCGGCTACAGCACCGTCGGCTGGATCGTCGCACTCGGCGCGGCCGTGTCCATGACGGCGGTGCTGCTGGTGTTCCAGTACGGCCAGCCGCGGATCTTCTTCGCGATGGCCCGTGACGGCCTCCTGCCGGCGTGGGCCTCCCGCGTGAGCCCGCGCACGGGCGTGCCGGCCACCACGACGCTCGTGACGGGCGTGGTCGTGGCGCTGGCGGCGGCCATCGGCGACGCCGCCGAAACCTACGACCTGACGAACATCGGCACGCTCTTCGCCTTCACCCTCGTCTCGATCGGCGTGCTCGTGCTCCGCGTGCTGGAGCCCGAACGGCCGCGGCCGTTCCGCGTTCCCCTGGTCTGGGTCGTCGCGCCGCTGGGCGCGCTCGCCTGTGTGTTCGTGATGGCCGGACTGCCGGCCCCTGCCTGGGAGCGCTTCGGCGTGTGGCTCGTGCTGGGCCTGCTCGTCTACGGGGCCTACGGGATGCGGCACTCCAAGCTCCGCTGA
- a CDS encoding adenylate/guanylate cyclase domain-containing protein codes for MRRQSPIVRVQALDGRLASHALPEGETTLGRAQAGLILDDARISRRHARFVRSGATVTVEDLGSRNGTFLNGRRLGSDPERLAPNDVLKVGDFTLVFEPTDAIPFADEAGDPGMREVLKVSPADVLHSGVQGAGPGEKRDVSPEGLLYELEKKTRVLGLFYELSRTLGSVFSLDDVHAKVIGILMQVTPAARVVIYQRSERGDMTHVASRVRRPEPVEDAVGPTQPLRVSRTVFDNVAKQRVSVLLENTLRGDQPVPESLRVSQTHSVMAAPIIGRKGLLGVIYADLQDMARSFSTDDLDLLNAVAVQTGIALDTVRAHEALQREAQAREKYERFLPQQLVDDVLLDPTKEIRPGGARLMVTVLFADLRGFTPLAESTPPEAVVDLLNRFFTVMSEVIFRYGGTLDKYIGDGVMALFGAPYATERDAVKAVRAAIDIQRAVVGLNEELKAAGRPEIGVGVGINTGPAIVGFIGSEARLDYTAIGDSVNTASRLEHLAQAGQIIISEHTMQAVDASVTYQPLDAVHVKGRSAKMQIAEVLWSRR; via the coding sequence ATGCGCCGCCAGTCTCCGATCGTCCGCGTCCAGGCCCTGGACGGGCGTCTCGCGTCCCACGCGCTTCCGGAAGGCGAGACGACCCTGGGCCGTGCCCAGGCCGGCCTGATCCTGGACGACGCCCGCATCTCCCGGCGCCACGCCCGCTTCGTCCGCTCCGGCGCGACGGTCACCGTCGAGGATCTGGGCAGCCGCAACGGCACGTTCCTGAACGGGCGGCGCCTGGGCTCGGATCCCGAGCGGCTCGCGCCGAACGACGTCCTGAAAGTGGGCGACTTCACGCTCGTGTTCGAACCGACCGACGCCATTCCCTTCGCCGACGAGGCGGGGGACCCCGGCATGCGCGAGGTGCTCAAGGTCTCGCCGGCCGACGTGCTTCATTCGGGCGTGCAGGGCGCGGGTCCGGGCGAGAAGCGCGACGTGTCGCCTGAAGGGCTCCTGTACGAGCTCGAGAAGAAGACGCGCGTGCTGGGCCTGTTCTACGAGCTGAGCCGCACGCTGGGCTCGGTCTTCTCGCTGGACGACGTGCACGCGAAGGTCATCGGCATCCTGATGCAGGTGACGCCCGCGGCGCGGGTCGTGATTTACCAGCGGAGCGAGCGGGGCGACATGACGCATGTCGCCTCCCGCGTCCGACGGCCCGAGCCCGTCGAGGACGCCGTCGGGCCAACCCAGCCGCTGCGCGTGAGCCGCACCGTCTTCGACAACGTGGCGAAGCAGCGGGTGTCGGTGCTGCTCGAGAACACGCTCCGCGGGGACCAGCCGGTTCCAGAGAGCCTCAGGGTCAGCCAGACGCACTCCGTGATGGCCGCGCCGATCATCGGCCGCAAGGGCCTCCTGGGCGTCATCTATGCCGACCTGCAGGACATGGCCCGATCGTTCTCCACCGACGATCTCGACCTGCTCAATGCCGTCGCCGTCCAGACCGGCATCGCGCTGGACACGGTGCGCGCGCACGAGGCGCTGCAGCGCGAGGCACAGGCGCGCGAGAAATACGAACGGTTCCTGCCGCAGCAGCTCGTCGACGACGTGCTGCTGGATCCGACGAAGGAGATCCGGCCCGGCGGCGCCCGCCTCATGGTGACTGTCCTCTTCGCCGACCTGCGAGGCTTCACGCCCCTGGCGGAATCCACGCCGCCGGAGGCGGTGGTCGATCTCCTGAACCGGTTCTTCACCGTGATGAGCGAGGTGATCTTCCGCTATGGAGGCACCCTCGACAAGTACATCGGCGACGGCGTAATGGCGCTGTTCGGGGCGCCCTACGCGACCGAGCGCGACGCGGTGAAGGCCGTGCGCGCGGCCATCGACATCCAGCGGGCCGTCGTCGGGCTGAACGAGGAACTGAAGGCCGCCGGCCGGCCCGAGATCGGCGTGGGCGTCGGCATCAACACGGGGCCCGCCATCGTCGGGTTCATCGGGTCGGAGGCGCGGCTCGACTACACCGCCATCGGCGATTCGGTGAACACGGCCTCGCGCCTGGAGCACCTGGCGCAGGCCGGCCAGATCATCATCAGCGAGCACACGATGCAGGCCGTGGACGCCAGCGTGACCTACCAGCCCCTCGACGCCGTGCACGTCAAGGGCCGGTCGGCGAAGATGCAGATCGCCGAGGTGCTCTGGTCCAGGCGGTGA
- a CDS encoding HNH endonuclease, which produces MEQTLLLNATYEPLKVVHWQKAVTLWCQGKVEIIASHDREIRAVSFSLRLPSVIRLLRYVRIKKRFDYVPFSRANIYARDQHTCQYCNRHHSTQDLTFDHVIPVSQGGRKDWENIVTCCVACNRRKGGRTPAEAGMHLVRPPRRPDTAPALRITIGLRRTPDSWRDYLYWNLELDDDS; this is translated from the coding sequence ATGGAGCAGACGCTCCTCCTGAACGCCACCTACGAGCCGCTGAAGGTCGTCCATTGGCAGAAGGCCGTCACGCTCTGGTGCCAGGGGAAAGTAGAGATCATCGCGTCGCACGACCGCGAGATCCGCGCGGTGTCGTTCAGCTTGCGCCTGCCGTCGGTGATCAGGCTGCTCCGCTACGTGCGGATCAAGAAGCGATTCGACTACGTGCCCTTCTCACGCGCGAACATCTACGCGCGTGACCAGCACACCTGCCAGTACTGCAACCGGCACCATTCCACCCAGGACCTCACGTTCGACCACGTGATTCCGGTCTCGCAGGGGGGCCGCAAGGACTGGGAGAACATCGTCACCTGCTGTGTCGCCTGCAACCGGCGCAAGGGCGGCCGGACTCCGGCAGAAGCTGGGATGCACCTCGTCCGACCGCCGCGGCGTCCCGACACGGCCCCGGCGCTCCGCATCACGATCGGGCTCAGGCGGACGCCCGACAGCTGGCGCGACTATCTCTACTGGAACCTCGAGCTCGACGACGACAGCTGA
- a CDS encoding C40 family peptidase yields the protein MRALVPVVLTAALSAACASGRAVPRPGPAGAVGPPAGEVTPEASSPGVALGHRLVADALELRGTPYRNGGTDPRTGFDCSGLVSYVFSRRGLAVPRQTSAQFKAGEAVPRDRLQPGDLVFFSTVAPGASHVGIAIDEDEFVHAPSSRGVVRVERLTLPYWRTRFIGARRIR from the coding sequence GTGCGAGCCCTCGTCCCCGTCGTCCTCACCGCCGCCTTGTCCGCGGCCTGCGCCTCGGGCCGCGCCGTCCCGCGTCCCGGACCGGCGGGCGCGGTCGGCCCTCCCGCCGGGGAGGTCACGCCGGAGGCCTCGTCGCCGGGCGTCGCGCTCGGCCATCGGCTCGTGGCCGACGCGCTGGAGCTTCGCGGAACGCCCTACCGCAACGGCGGCACGGACCCGCGCACCGGCTTCGACTGCAGCGGGCTGGTCAGCTACGTGTTCAGCCGCCGCGGCCTGGCGGTGCCCCGGCAGACCAGCGCCCAGTTCAAGGCGGGCGAAGCGGTCCCGCGCGACAGGCTCCAGCCGGGCGACCTCGTGTTCTTCTCCACCGTCGCGCCCGGCGCGTCTCACGTCGGCATCGCGATCGACGAGGACGAGTTCGTCCACGCGCCCAGCAGCCGGGGCGTGGTCCGCGTGGAACGCCTCACCCTGCCCTATTGGCGGACGCGGTTCATCGGCGCCCGCCGGATCCGCTGA
- a CDS encoding zf-TFIIB domain-containing protein, protein MTCPGCGQEMAALSLAGHYGRTIAIDVCHGCNHVWFDAQEDLHLAPGGVLALFEDMGRAAQEARTVVAARKPCPRCGSGLLRTRDRIKTTPYEYFRCTQGHGRFMGFGAFLRARRFVRDLDAAEVSRLRADARVIKCVNCGASTDITVESVCQYCRAPIAVLDADQLSKTLADLEAAEAARGKVDPSWPLKAAQVRRETEAAFAALQGGRGTTPHLDLIEAGLALFANVISALRR, encoded by the coding sequence ATGACATGCCCCGGCTGCGGCCAGGAGATGGCGGCGCTGTCCCTGGCCGGCCATTACGGGCGAACCATCGCCATCGACGTCTGCCACGGCTGCAACCACGTCTGGTTCGATGCCCAGGAGGACCTGCACCTCGCGCCCGGTGGGGTGCTGGCGCTGTTCGAAGACATGGGCCGGGCCGCGCAGGAGGCGCGGACCGTCGTGGCGGCGCGCAAGCCGTGCCCGCGATGCGGCTCGGGCCTCCTGCGGACGCGCGATCGCATCAAGACGACGCCCTACGAATACTTCCGGTGCACGCAGGGCCACGGGCGCTTCATGGGCTTCGGCGCGTTCCTTCGGGCCCGCCGCTTCGTCCGGGACCTGGATGCCGCCGAAGTATCGCGCCTGCGCGCTGACGCCCGCGTCATCAAGTGCGTGAACTGCGGCGCCTCGACCGACATCACCGTGGAATCGGTGTGCCAGTACTGCCGGGCGCCGATCGCGGTGCTCGACGCCGACCAGCTCTCGAAGACGCTGGCCGACCTCGAGGCGGCAGAGGCCGCACGGGGCAAGGTCGATCCATCGTGGCCGCTCAAGGCCGCGCAGGTGCGGCGTGAAACCGAGGCCGCCTTCGCCGCACTGCAGGGCGGCCGCGGTACGACGCCCCACCTGGACCTCATCGAGGCCGGCCTGGCCTTGTTCGCAAACGTCATCAGCGCCCTTCGTCGCTAG